The segment tatgtctgctctctctctctctctctccctctctctctctctccatccctccttcccctccctctctccctccctctatctctatctctccctctctccctccccccctctgtctttctctgtcttgctcGCTCGGTTCTCCTCTTTGTCACTGTTACAGAAGCCATGAGTGGCTCTCGCAACGAGAGGCGCAGTGGACTGGAAATGGCTCGTAGCCTCCTTCACCCGTTTCAGTCTCTCTGTCCTCTTGTTTGcctgtctcctctctttcactctctctgtgtctccttctttccctctgctctctcttttgaccccccctcgccctctctctctttctctctctacatctcttctgtcttctctctcttctcctctccccttggCCTCTTAGGTCGTATGTGCTGGGGCCTTATATCAGTATAATGGCAGCTCTGTGCTCGGAGCGGTTCTCTGCTGCAGGATAGCACACAGCTGGCTCTGTTGAGCCCTGAACTGAACAGGCAGGCTGTGGAGGATGAATCTGCCTGCGCTGCATCATCAATGAGATCTTGTTTGGTTTCCACGCCTCGAACAGCATTTGATGTAGCATCACGATGGAAATATGATGGTGGCCCATGGGCGTTTTCACTCCCAACTGTTCATTTATATTGATGTGCATCAATTCTAATTCCAATCCTAAAAGGTGATAGGATGACTGTATTCATGCTTTTCAGAATTCATTTCATAATTATTTGCAACAAAGTGTATGCTAaatcaaagaaaaatattttcgAAATGCTAGAAATTGGTCAgatgttaatatttttttacatgactGTATCACAGCATATTGGCCTTTAGTTCTTGTACTTTTTGTACTGTTAATGCATTGTCTCATTCAATCAATTTGATTTCTGATACAATCCGAAGTACATTTTActacagccaggcagctacagcattACACTCTGggagcactgtagctgcctggctacatTAGCTGCTGGCTCTAGCAATTTAATTGTAATGTTAATGTACTGCTTTAATTGTAATGTTAATGTACTGCTTTAATAGCAAGAGCAAGATATATCAGATCTCCACATACCTGTTTGTTAGTTTGTGATTTATAGCCAGATGTCAGATGATTGTGGATATGGTCCTGATCTGTTGTGGATCCAGTAGAGCGGTGCGAGATCACGGGCACTTCCTCTCCCACATTGTTAGCTTCAGTTTAGCTTTTCAATAATATACCCCTTTCTCCCAGCTGAGGTGTGGACCCTGAAACGTGTGCGTTCTTCTCTCCACAGTCTCTACGGCCGACACATGCAGGCCAACCCAGAACCCCCCAAGAAGAACAACGACAAGACCAAGAAGATCAGCCGCAAGCCGCTGGCCGCCAAGAACAAGTGAGGGGGACCGACGAATGGCCAAGACGAACGCCGGAGCCTGTCCTCGCTGGACCTCACTGCATGTGCCTTCCCCattattttttctatttatttatccaacaaacacagagaaaaaaaacgacATTTTGTACGGCTTGTATGTGTTGTATTAATCATGTTACactttattgtgtttttttaacTGCCGCTCACTGTGTCACTCAAAGCTTCAAGCAGTCCTTTATTTTTCAAATGTCTGTATATTTACAAAAGAACCTTCTTATTCAACCCCTATTGTAACGAGTGGCCTTCAGCTGAATGCAAGCAATCGCAAGTCTAAACGTCTGTAAATGAAGCCAAAGCAATTTGTGCAGAGATTAACCTCCACGCACCATGAAACAAGTCCTGCAATTCCTTATGTTGCTGATGCTGTAAAAGTTGAGCAAACTTTCATTTTTCTGTTCCAAGATCTTGTTTTGCTCTTGGAGGTGCTAATTATTTGGTATCCATTGCATATGCCACACAAGAGCAtctctcctaggcctctctggaGAGGTGGAGGGTATTATCTGATTCCCCACCCCGGCCTGATCCGAGCCCCACACAAACAAGGCCATCAGAAAAGCCATCTTCTCACTAGAGCAGtctccaacaccaccaccaccgtcacTGCCTCCGTCTCGCCGCACCCGGGCTTTGCTCGGCAAGGCTGTTGCATAAGCAGAGGGGGATTTTGGTCGGGGTTTAGGGGATCTTAACTCCGTCTGCGAAGAGGTTTTTGTGTGCAGTCTCCCAAGAGGGTGGGAGGTTttttttggggaggggggggtttggATAGGGCCGGGTTGGGGGGGCTTGCCTCCTGCCCATTCCCCTGCTTGGTGTTGTCAGCCATTACAGACAGATCGGAATGGTTTCGCTTGATGGAATGTTGAAAATTGCTTGTTTTCTGCATACTCCCAGCTCCACCGTTTTGTTTTGgatggcagacatgttgctCCAACAATGGACTGGTCATGTCCATTGGCCAAGTTCAACAGAGGGGTAAGCCCTTCGGGACATGGGTGTAGTCATTATATTCTCGTTGGGCCACTACTTTCTGAATGTGTCTGAGTTGAGACAACAGTAAGACTTTGTGTTTATTCCAGACTTCAAATGATTTAATCAGGTCAGGTTACACTTATTTTACAATAAATATTTGCCTTCTGAAAAGGGTCCGGAAACATTTCATCAACACTCTGATGACCGAATGTAATCATTTTTAACTCTGTTCCATTGAACTTTGTGCCACCCACGTATGTATTTGTACATGTCTACTTTTTAGCTGCCTTTCAAGTAAAGCAATCATTTTTGTGCAATCCACATGGAAGATTGTCTCCTTTTCTCTGTTCTCAATGTTTCATTTCTGTTTTGTATAAGCAATCTTGATGAATACGAACAGTGTTTGGATAATGTTATTCTACCCCATAGAGTGAAATAGGCCAAGGCAGCATTGAACACTTCCTGATacaaatgtttttctttatgaGGTGTTTGAAAGGAAGTGCAGGATAGCATATCGGTCTGTCACATAGCATGACCTATCGCAGTGGGGGGAGGATATCAAAGACTAAGCATCAAAGACTGGGGAAAAGGAGGAAGTTCTGGGGTCTAAAGAGCATCACGTTTACCTTCAGACCTGTGACGAGTGACTCAGCACAATGCCATATTTCTGCagacaaaataataaagacaaaaTGTTTTGGCTCTTTTTATGATACCATACAGGTTATTCCTTagaaaaatacagaaatactACTAGGACAACAATACATATAGAACAGGATGAATGATGATGTATATAAAAATAGAATCCCACCATATACTGTACCTCTATGACTCTTAGTCATATTGTGTTAAACTCAACAATGATTCAAGAATTGTAAGTTCAAATTGTTTCCCCCCATCAATTACATCACCTTGGGAGCCCCCCAAAACTAATAGATATTTAGTAGAAAGGAGTTTTACGATATCTACTTCCCCTGTTGCTACCTAGTCCCCTCTTGGAACATTGCAATGTAGCATCCCTAAGCGTTTTGAGATCATTTTGGATAACAGTTTTATAGCACAGAACTCTCAGGGAAGCAAAGCACaagcaaagagaaaaaaaatcgaaTGATTGAGAGTGTGCACAAACTGGAgtaaggagagggagaaaggaggacAAAAGTTCTGAGAAATACGAGGGGATGAAGggtgaagaggaagaagaaagacaGGAGCGAGTGGCGAGGTGGGAGGAGAGCTAAGCAGCGGAAGAGAGGCCCGTGAGGTGAAACGGGGATGAGGGATCTAACACCTCCAGAAGTGATCCCACCACAGGACGCCATGCCATGGACCTCTCAGGCTATGACGGGAGATTAGATGTGTGAGGGCTGACCTTTGAGCACTCTGTCTCCACTCAAGtgtgcatccgtgtgtgtgtgtgtgtgtgttcacagggaTGGAGAAGGGTGGTGCGCCTAAGTTAGGTGTCGTCACAAACACCTTCGTCCCTCATGGCTCCTCTGAATTTTTATTAATCTGTCTAAGACACGGTGAGGGGCCCTGTCTATCctccacattctctctctctctctctctccatacgcacacacacacacagcaggcacaTCTGTCCACATTTCCAGGCCCAATTTGGAAGCACAGAGGATGAAGCAGGGGGTGCCTCACACATTTTCCTGCACATATTTaggtgttctctctctttctctccttcactttgtctctgtctcttgctccCTGCCTCCCTCTATTCTTCAGCATACTTGAGCTTTCCAACAGTTGACTGTTACTTGTACACATCATGTTCTTTTAGGGCGAAGACaaaagcacatgcacacgcatatggacacacacacacacacacacacacacacactttgtactACAACCCTAGGATATAAAGGCATTGAGGATCAAGTTTCACAGTGAAAATATAAACAGGCTGTTCATTTGTAACCAAAATTCAAACATTTTCTCTTTGAATCAATGTATTTTATCTTCTTCCTAAGGTTCAAATGGATGCCAGTCCTAATGCAATGGCTCATTATGGAAGATCACTCACAACAATTACTAACTGACCTTTTCAGAAAAGCACTGTTTCACCTCCACTCAAAAATGTGATAATGCAGTCTGTATAGTTTTTCTTGGTCACTCTGATTACTTTTTAGCCTTTTGTTTCACTTTCCCgtgcagatgtgtttttttctctttctttcgctTTTGATTGCATCTTTTCTCTATGCAACTCACTGTCTCAAGGACACAATGGTTCCCTTGCTAACGAAATCCATTGATTTTTCGCGCTTGATTTATGGGACCGAGGGAGACTTGGAGCGGTTGCGATCGGCTGGGGAGCATGCTCCATGCCACCTAATGGGCAGTGAGACTAGGTGGGCATTACATGGGTGTCCAGGGCATACAAGGGGGCTATGCCTAGCTTACATGTAATGTGATGCCCCACCCCATTAAAAGGCTCTGCAAATGTAACGGGTTCATATCGTTCTTAACAAAATAACAACTTTGCGAAATTCAGTGAATATCAGGAGTCGAAATCAGTTTTCAGAGATAAAAGCCAGAAAGCCACACAGATTTTTTGTACTGACTCACTCACGGTAATCCTATGGCCCACAAACAATGCAACTAAAAATGCCCTGACACGTCACCGACTTTAACTATAACGACTTCTTCAGATCTGTGAAGAATACACACTGTTCAAGTTAGTGAGCAATGGTTTtaaattatttgtgtgtgtggacaaaattatctgtgtgtgcgcgccggCGGGGCTATAAATCTTTGTAAAGTTTGATATTGGCagaaatgtcattttaatgatCCGTCCCTACCTTCAGAACTCATTTTCAGGGACTTGTACAATGCTATAGAGAAACATTTCCGATATTTTCTAAGTGCGCTGACCTAGAACACAGGTTTGATTAATGTGTCATCAATAACTAGTCTGACTTCCTTCTgcactttccacacacacaaaaaaacgatGACTGATGTAACCTTTCCAGACGAATTATCGGTCCCTTTAGTCTTTGTGATGTGTTTGTCGGTTCTTTTCATAACTCTCTTCATAAGCACATGGTTATAATCACGATTCTAATATAACTAATCACAAAAGGCGTTTAAATTGCTCGTGATGCATGCCTCTGCCTAATAGTGAAGCGTTCGCCTTGATACTGATTCCACAGCTGTCAGGCagggaaatgtgtcaaaatagcGGCAAGGGTGGCAGTGGGCAGGCAGCATTTCCATCTCTTAAAAGACTGCGCGCCTcggtctctccctccctccctctcccttctgcTCAGGCGCTGCGCTCACAACTCTAAACAGGCAGAGACATCCAGCTCTCCAGATCTCGATGACATCTACCTCCGCCTGAAAGCAAACTAACGCCTTTCCCTTGTGTTATTCCCCAGCTATCCAACTCGGTATTTGTACGCAGTGGTACACTTTAAAAAGGCTAAGGGGGATTCTGTCTGACTCCAGAATTAGTGGATTTGGGATAGCGCGCTTTTCCGGCGCTGAAGTTTGTGTTATTTTCTTAATCTTTACAAGGCGCACCCACACGTGGTTGGAGAGCTTTGGCGCCGAGACACGGAGAGATGCTGAAGGCAGTGTTTTTTCTTAAATCACTGACGACTGGATCGCGACAAGCCTGAAGAGGGCTGAACTTTCAGATTTGGTGAGACTTGAATAAGCAAACATCAGCACAAAaagtgaggaggaggaaaaaaacgATTGGGGCTTGGCCCAAAAAGGGTGATTAACATTAACGCCAAAGCAAATTgggtctcttttttttcttagaAGGGTCCCCATCAACCAGCAAAATTTCGCCCAAAAGTAGACAAGAGGACCGCCCTGCGCTGACCAGGTTAGTCGGCAGGAAGCGACTGATCGCTGCAGGGGTGCTAGGAGTCGTCATGGTCCTGGTGCTGGTGATCCTAATCCCGGTCTTGGTCAACTCAGCTGGAACTTCGGCGCACTATGAGATGCTTGGCACCTGCAGGATGGTGTGCGATCCATACGGCACCAAGTCTCCGACAAGCACGGCAGCTGCAGACACCGTACGAGACAACAACCTCATGCAGTCTTTACCTACTTTTATACAAGGTCCGAAAGGGGAACCGGGGCGGCCGGGAAAGGTGGGACCTCGGGGTCCACCTGGTGAACCGGGACCACCTGGTCCACCAGGTCCACCCGGAGAAAAGGGAGATCCGGGGCGCCCCGGAATACCTGGGCCACCAGGACCGAATGTCGCGGCGGGGGCGATCAGCGCAGCGACTTACAGTACTGTTCCAAAAATCGCCTTTTACGCAGGCCTTAAGAAGCAACACGAGGGCTATGAGGTGTTAAAATTCGACGACGTGGTCACGAACCTGGGCAACCATTACGATCCAACAACTGGGAAATTCACCTGTTCTATTCCGGGAATATATTTCTTCACCTATCATGTACTGATGCGCGGCGGGGATGGCACCAGCATGTGGGCAGACCTTTGTAAGAACACACAGGTAAGTTATCTTGCAAGGCTGTACACATTTATATATCTGTTTTCTGTTGTTCGACAGCCCACTTTCGAtcctaaaaaaatattttgaaagcaCAGGCCTACTTTAAATTAATCATTTATTTACCCGTGCTGCGCAGAGATGTAGGCTACCCAAGTGTGCGCAAATGTTTTGTTAGAAACCgagatcaaaaaagtatatgtcATTCCCACATGAAAGGGTGTTTTGGTCAATAATTGTTGGTTTTACAGTTGTCATGGCATGTGACAATGGTGTAATTTCTCATCTGTGGCGAATGGAACTGTACAGCATATTTCATTCCCCTCTTGTGACTTCTTTCTGTAACGGGCAAATCGGCTTAACCAGGAGTGTTTTTGTATGTAGATATAGGCTAATGCTGAGGATATACATTTCTTGTTCTACAGAAGCGTGGCGGGACATTTTGAGAGTGAAAGTCCTTTTCGTTCCCGACCCACGTGTCACTATCCACCTTTTTTAAGTCTATGTTAAGCATAAGTTGGCTATCCTGACTTATTATGAGTGTCCTAAttctatatataaaaaataggtCTTTAGCAGTAAGGGTATGGCGAAGTGAGAGGAAAGTCTCTTTTTGGCCACTGTTACTACAGGTGTCATTTGcaacccaccacccccaccccatgaATGAAAATAACATTGAATTAAAACATGGTAATAAATAACTATAAtacttataataataatgataatactaATGTGTTGTACAGACATGAGTCAAACCATCTGTGGAGAAACTGTTTATAGTAGGCTAACCTTTAAAGCAGCCTTTAAAACTTCTCAGAATGCCACGGTGCTGTTtttcaatgcacacacaactgCCTGAAGGCATGTCTAATCCACACACTCAGAGGGGACACCCGGCGTCACTATGGGACTGTTTCTGTCTACGATTCAAGAAGCGACCCCGTCAAGCGTTCCCTCTCAGCGCCCTCCTCCCTGTCAGCcttatgaccgcttcgctgcaCAAGGGACTCTGCTCCGTCTGTGGAGGGCTAAATCTAATTTCCTTTACACCCTGCTAATGTGACAGGCAAAGCCTGTGGTTAAACGTGTCTAATTTAGGGAGATATTTCTATGGacgttttgtttattttgatgtAATCACATATATGCCTTTAAAAACCCAGTGGTTCTAGCATTTCCTATTACTAATTACTGTACAAAAAAAATCGATTAATCCACAGGTCGACTAGCCTATTACAGTAAGTGTCGCAATTAGGATATTTTGTCGgtttttaaaaagcaaaacacaactgaaataaaaccactCTAGGCCTATTGTCTTATTTTAATTTTGAGTTTCCAAGAACCACACAAAAGCAAAGTACAAGGGTTTTCTCACACAAACAGTTTTAGACTCCCTACACTTGCAATCTAAGCCTGAAAGCGACATTTTACCTCCCGAAAGTCTGGGACGCAACTTTGGAAATGCTTTCTAGTGATGAAATACTGTCTGTTACGTTACATATTGAATAAATTAATCAGCAAGGATCGCACTCTAATTCATATTTCCCAAACTTGATGATGTGAAATCTCCTCATCAACGTTTCCTTTAGCATATGCGTTGATGGCAAAGACCTTATCAATTTCAAGATACCGCTGCCTGCTTTATTTCTAATGTAAATCAATTCGAGGAATTTGTGGAGGCCTATAGCTACAAAGTAGCCAATACCTCTCAGTAACCAATAACTGAACAAACAATTAGTTTAAGTACCTCTCTGTTTTGAAGGCATGTATtaaactgaacaaaaaaaaatcatggcGCTGGCCATGGTGCTGAAATGGTTTCTTCAACCTCCATTGGACATTCGGGAGGATATCCTCCTAAAATTACAGATCTTTCATGGGTCACTTGGATTTTGAATCAGTCTGTTGCAAGTATATTTatgaatgtattttaaaattaagGAATGTGAATGGAGCATTTTATTCAATTCATATGTCCATTCACAGGTGCGAGCCAGTGCCATCGCTCAAGATGCTGATCAGAACTATGACTACGCCAGCAACAGTGCCGTCCTTCACTTGGAGCCGGGGGATGAGGTCTACGTTAAACTGGATGGCGGCAAGGCCCATGGAGGCAACAATAATAAATACAGCACCTTCTCCGGTTTCATCATCTACGCTGATTAAGAGACGTGTCACATGCTTCAGCCCCCATggacctctctctccccctccccccctctctttcagtttccccctctttctgtctttctctcccttggcCTATAGCCCCACTACCACCCCTTCCACTATGCAGTGGAGTTAGTGAGCAGGGGTGGGTGGGGCAGAGCATCCTCAGGCGGACAGAAAAGCTATGAGAGTTGAGGGCGGGACAGAAGCATTCTACTCGAGGGGCTCATAGTCGCACTGTTTATATTGGGGAGAACATATCTACCGGCAGAAATGTCAAAACAAGTGTTTGCAAGTCAAGCAGATATTGTTGGCCGTCAGTCAccaaaacaagtcaatggtgaGTGAACAGGCCTCTCTGATCCTGTAGATGAATTGACAAAAAAATGAAccagaatgaccatttttttaaatcatatatGAGTCTAAAATTAATATGTGCAATAATGTTGACAGTGAAGGCAACCATAACTTGAATATACCCATTATTTGTCATAACAGGATATGATGTTTTCACACCTGGCAACTCTGACATCGTTCTGAGGAGTTTGAGGAGACTCCTATGTAACCTTTCAAACATTAAATATTAGTGAACCTCAACAATAGGCTGCTCATTATAGATGAGGTTACTATTGATTCTGTCCTTTTTctccttttattttttattgaaaaTATTTTAAACCAACATTTTGAAAGCTACGAAGAGGAATTTGTTCAACACAATTGGAACACTAATGAAATAGCTACTAATACATGCTGTTAAATAACACTTATAATAGAGGTGCACTAATGATCTGTATTATGAATATGTGCAATTGGGATGGGCCCCTAAAAGAGAATAATTATAGTCTTGTATACTTGGGAAAAACAAATCAACACAGTACATCACAATCAGATGTGTCTGTGTTGCCAGGTGTTAAAGCACAACCATCATTTTCCCTGTTTTACCTGCAGTAGACCTACAGTATCTAGTTCAGAATGTGCTGAAAGTTCCAATCCCCTTTTTGGGGTAAAGACCAAGTCCTCGTGCCCCCTTTGCCACCAACATATCTACGCTATACAATGGGAAAAAACAGTTCAAGTGATCTTGAAAGCCCTATGCAGAAACTGAGTGCTTGGatatgtaaatgtgtatgtatcTTACTGAGAGTTGAAGAATTACAGTGACTGTTGATATTGCTACTTATTTTATATGTAAATA is part of the Alosa alosa isolate M-15738 ecotype Scorff River chromosome 16, AALO_Geno_1.1, whole genome shotgun sequence genome and harbors:
- the c1ql3a gene encoding complement C1q-like protein 3 yields the protein MVLVLVILIPVLVNSAGTSAHYEMLGTCRMVCDPYGTKSPTSTAAADTVRDNNLMQSLPTFIQGPKGEPGRPGKVGPRGPPGEPGPPGPPGPPGEKGDPGRPGIPGPPGPNVAAGAISAATYSTVPKIAFYAGLKKQHEGYEVLKFDDVVTNLGNHYDPTTGKFTCSIPGIYFFTYHVLMRGGDGTSMWADLCKNTQVRASAIAQDADQNYDYASNSAVLHLEPGDEVYVKLDGGKAHGGNNNKYSTFSGFIIYAD